In Embleya scabrispora, the DNA window TGCCGCCGCGGCCTGCAAGGCCGGGCACGTGCGGGTCAACGGGGACAAGGTCAAGCCCGCGCAGACCGTCAAGGTCGGGGACGAGGTGCGGGTGCGCGTGGACGGCTACGAGCGGATCGTCGTGGTCAAGCGCATCGTGCGCAAGCGGGTCGGCCCGCCGGTGGCCGCCGAGTGCCTGACCGACAACAGCCCGCCGCGTCCGCCTCGGGACGAGGTCCTGATGGTTCCCCAACGCGACCGCGGCACGGGCCGCCCGACCAAGCGCGACCGCCGCCTCCTGGAGCAGTTCCGCGAGCACTGACCGATGGCGCGGTGGGCCCACCGAGCGGAGTGGGCCCACCCACGCGGGTCAGAGCGCGGTGGGTCCCGAGGGTCCCTCGCTCTTCCCCGACCCAGCAGACCCAGTCGACCCGGCAGACCCAGCAGACCCAGTCGTCCCCGGAGACCCCGCCGTCCCCACCCACTCGACCACGGCGTCCCGCGGTGCCACCGCGCGCGGCAGCGTCTCGCCGCGGAAGAACGACGGCGCGACGAACCGGTACCCGAGCATGAGCACGGCGCCGAGCAACAGTGCGCCGATCCCGGTCAGGAACACCCCGCCGAGCTGCCAGTGCGGCGCGAACGGCAGGCTCCAGTACGTCGTGCCGTAGTCCTTGTCCGAGTAGACATAGCAGGCGTCGACGAAGAAGTACGCCAGCAGCGCGCCGCCGAGCCCCGGCATGATGCCCTTGGTGAGCAGGTCGCGCCGGCTGCGGGTGAGCACGCGCCGGTGGTACCAGACGCAGGCGAAGCCGGTGATGCCGTAGTAGAACGCGATGGCCAGGCCGATCGAACCGATGGAGTCGGTCAGGACGTTCGTGCTGACTCGGGTGATCGCCACGTAGAAGGCCACCGACGCGATCCCCATGCCGACCGTGGACCAGGTCGGCACCTGGTTGCGGGTGTGCACACGCGCGAACTTCGCCGGGATGGCCCGGTGCGCGGCCATCGACAGCGCGGTGCGCGCGGTCGGCAGGATGGTGGTCTGGGTGGACGCCGCCGACGAGGTCAGCACCATGAACACCAGCAACTTGGCCATGAACCAGCCGAATCCGACACTGCCGAAGACGCTCGAACCGAGGCTGGACAGTACGTCCCCGGAGTTGTCCGGATTGGCCAGACCGTTG includes these proteins:
- a CDS encoding RNA-binding S4 domain-containing protein — translated: MATDEGTTVRVDSWIWSVRLTKTRSLAAAACKAGHVRVNGDKVKPAQTVKVGDEVRVRVDGYERIVVVKRIVRKRVGPPVAAECLTDNSPPRPPRDEVLMVPQRDRGTGRPTKRDRRLLEQFREH